Within the Erigeron canadensis isolate Cc75 chromosome 6, C_canadensis_v1, whole genome shotgun sequence genome, the region gtgtaaagaaattttaaaaatcacaaTATCTACACACTTATACATGTGGCAAAGAAAACTTCACACTTcactttcaagtgtgtaaaGTGATATCAATTGTTCATACTCAAgagtgtgaaagttaatttgtaacacatgaTTTCTTCACACTCTCCATGTGTGAAGAAATCATGTGTTACATAATAACTTTCACACTTTAAAgtgttaatattttgtttatatatttataggtgtgaaaaaattataacttttaaaatttattcacacttttaaatgtaattttttttatacatttttatatgtgattaaattcatgaattttttcatattttttataaccAACTGTGAataaatggattttttttttagtgataaTAATTAGTTTGTTATCACCCTTCTCATCGGGAAGGGCCAGAAGGAGGCACGTTTCATTCCCTAACGAGTAAGGGTGTGTTTGATTGCAACTGAATGGCATCATTTAGCACTGAGTGCTGAATCGGTCAGCAATCAGATTGTTTGATTCGTCCATCTGAATAATGAATGATGCTGAACGAGAATAAATTTCATGCTTAACCATTCCATCTTGAAAAGGTCTCTATACCATTCAGCAACCGACTTTTCCCCCAAATACCCTTCTCCCTTCTCGTTTTAACACATtcttttttcaacttctttaCATTATTTAATTAACCTATACATACAAAAGATGATGTTCAttagtatttgttttttattggtATAATCCCCCCATTAAAACAAACATATCAAGACCtactattatatacatatatgtatgtatattttatctatatatcacTTCCGTATTGTTATGCATTACTATGAAAGTGGGTTTATACTTAATAGCATTTATCGGTTTTGGGGTATTATAGTTTGTGAAAGAATTTGTAGAAGGAAATCGTGTTTATGTGAGCGTATCACCGAAATTGAAACCAGGGGCTTTACCTTCACTTTTTATATTCTTATCAAGAAGGGGAATCTGTCGGCATGAGGTTACGTCTTACGAGTAATTGTTTCAGagaatttgatttgttaatattatcataatatctattttatgtttatgttttgttatatttttgtgATAGCATAAATTTTGAagaaggttaaaaaaaaagtcatttttgtattttagatTATCCATTCAGAATATGTATCAAACATATTTTTCTATTCAGGAtcaaattttattaagagtttTTGAACCATTCAGACTCTGAGATTATTCGACGCTAAATCATTTTGTGTTATCAAACACACCCTAAGTTTCACAATCTTTTATCAAAGTATTCGAACTATTTTATATCCtattcttatattttattagtaAGTATTACATCAAACTGGATAATCCAAAATACAATTTAAACCACTTTGCACCACCTACACCCGATCCCCCACCAAGAATAAATTCTGGGTGTGTATCATTTAGACCACATACCTGTCATATTTCATTACTTTATATTTAGCATAATAATCATAGTAATTTTATTCCAACTCATCTGATTGAAAATATTTACTATTATGTgctatttaaaattttcttcTACCGACTTCCAACTttctaaattttaattaattaatataaatattcttaATTAGAGATCATCTATCCATTTCGAGTTACAAGTGTGACACGTTTATATAAGTATCTTTTACAAACTTCCCGTTGTCTTCAAAGTTATAAGAAGATGTTACAAACTACAGTGATAAACTAAAAATTTACATATGCAACAATTTATAAATCGTAATTTATAATAGTATGTTAAGTTACATGTCTACATAATACGTTTTAAACTGTTCATTCAAATCATTATATGTGAGTGTGATTGATAACATTCCTTTTGTTATCATCAAGgtccttttatacaatattttaGTCATTATATGATTACCCATcaataaaggttttttttttttttgaacggctcATCAATAAAGTTATTAGTTAGAAGTTCTGAAATCCTCAAAAAAAGAAATAAGTTCAAACATTCTTGGGTGCAAGTTTTGGGGCTGACCCGACTTTTTCTAAACTTGTGAAAGCTTAGGAGAATTGAGTGTCAATTTTTTGGGTTGTTGAAATCTCTTACATGGGTTCCGCCGATAGTCGAGGTGGTAATATTGTCCGGTCAAGGGTACAAAAATGTTCATAATATACGTACCCCAGACTAGAGTACATAACTACAtacaatcaaatcaaatatttatcTTGTTTAAGTAACCTTAACAAAAATAATCCAAATTGTTTACTTGTtctaaataaaacaattttttttattaatgtattgAACCAAAGGTTCGGAATATTTGCTTTGTGCCCTGTTTTGATTCCCCCAACAAACGTACCACCAAGTGTCACCAACATAAATTACAataacttttcttttattaaaaaggaaaaagagaagATGCAATTAtttgaatgaaatgataccGAGGTTGCACCTTTTTTGTGATATATTTTAGACAACGAGAGTGCCATTCTTGAAACGATGCATCATTGCTGAAAAGTTGATGGCGCGTTTAATTCGAGAAAACCCGAAACCCGATGAGGAAACCCGACATGTGGCAAAAGAACCCGATCCGGTGGAGAAACCCGAAACCCGATGAGAAAACCCGATATctatacctatatctatatatttttaagtaattagTTTTGAATCTATATTCAACACTAATATCAACAAAATTTGTATCTATGTTCAATAACTTGCACATCcatttctcaaaaaatcaagaataaGTAGTATCATTTCTCTATTCATACAAGTTTTGGtaaatattattgaaaaataactaTTCTTATGGGgtcgggtttcgggttttgggAACGATTTTATCCCCGATGGGGTCTCTGATAAAGTACCCGATGGGTATCGGGTCGGGTTCAGGTTGTATATTCCTTATCGGGTTTGGGTTCGGGTTTAATACTACTCGTCCCGAACCTGACCCATTGTCATTCCTACccattgtttttcattttcatttttcaagaaaacatgaaaaacaaaatgcgTTCAAATCGTAGTTTTTCAAAactgttttccaagaaaacaaaaacatggtTTTCCACTTTTATATGGGAAATTAgattacacttttttattgttttcacttttcattttctattttcaaaattttgaaaacttcaAATTACATTAACTCTCACCTACGCCCCCGTCCATGCCCCCGTCATCCCTCGCCCCCACCGTGTCATCCCCTGCCCCTACCCGACCCCAAATCTCCCACTTAACCAACTATGTTATAACATCTTTTTGAATAAGGAAAATGGaaataatgttttttagttttaaacgcgtttttaaaattttcatttgttttctgaAGATGAAAAACTCCTTCTATTTTTTAAAGAATTAAACtagaaataaaaaacaagaaaatattttctataattaaaCGCGCCCTTACTATTTTCCACTTGTAAACCCTTCATTCTTCAATTGGGTATATTGTGTGGGTTCAGTATAATAGTTTGGGGCCTATGTTTAATATTTACTGAACTTCTATATGGGTCactttaaaaatgtttaatggGCTTTAGCCTTATCCAGTTTGTTTCTATGAGTATTGTGTAATACTAATTGTGATATTTTTAGAATGTAGGGCTCGCACCAGGGCTTAAAAACTatgtaaatctatattttctttataacattattatattttatatacactCTGATTTTCTTaattgataatttggagaagtaATGCtttaataaatcatttgtttGCCAAAAAAAGGTAAATCATATGTTAAAATCTGGAAACAAAAGATACTTGATTCTCGAACTTGTTAATTTTTGCATTATATAATAAGAAAATGCTAAAGGAAGCCCCTAGGCTtcatttaacgtgtataaaaatgttgtttattttcatattaaatgtcaTCTTCCCGAATTTTATAGTaagtgtataattaattaatacttatATAATAAAGAGTGAATTAATGTCAGTACACACTTTTAGAACCATAAGGTAAAATAGGCGGAAATATGGTGTTACCGATCTTGAAGTCGACCGATCTTGAAGTCATAGTAAGTTTTTATATAGTCTTGACACGTAGAATAGGTTAAACACGAAACGGAGTTTATTGTTTAAAGTATAAAGGAATGGTTATTTAAGAACTCACAAACAAAAAAGAACAACAATTCTGGATCATATATTTTCCctacttttctctctcttaacttaaataagaaaattcatccaaataatttaaaatgttttatctcataaatcgtaagataaaaaaaagtaggGGTAATATTAAATTTCGTcctatttcattagagatgcattTCGAtttacttttgacgactttttaaatttttttttcctttgtacttgtgtacctacacatgtatagaatctttgttttcacatgtGAATTAGTAAATAATCATCTGTACACAATAATGTAGGTTAAGAGCGGAGctcgtcagtccatggcggagcacgtcagtccatggcggatcTATAACGGCTAAGAGCGGAgtccgttaggtagatcacccatcaccgatcaccccatatgacctatcacactatgacctatcactcttaATGATCTATCACCCCACTAGCTACcatttatgaatatccttaaaggcgaagcccgttccgaatcacaAATTTCGTTCAACCTACACATCTGTAGGTTATGTGTAAGTATCAAAAGTATAacgaattgcatctctaatgaaaaaatacgaaattttaagtaaaaataacTCACCTCTTaaagtttatatacatatacaccaAAAATATTGCAAAAAATATCAAAGCATAATACATGTATCAAAGCATtgcaaaaaatatcaaaataaacttGATTATAAAATCAGACATAATGTTAATTAAGATAATGATTATTGTACATtttttgatataacatatatagagtcggtttgatatatatatatatatatatatatattaaggttgTCAATACTCGATTTTATCTGAAATTTGACTTGAAACCGACCCGGGAAAACTGGGTTAGGGTTGTAAAATCTCGACCCGATAACCCGccaacatgttttttttttgggtcgGGTCAGGTTAACCTTTTGGATTAATTggtcaacccgtcaacccaaaactattttaaatttatataattttttttattaggtcAACCCACCAACTCACTTAATCCAACAACCCACAACTCATTTTATTTGAAATCAATCTACTAACACACAACCCATATAATCTGAAAAGCTGAAATCAATCCACCAAATCATAAGCCGCCAACCAAACAAAAATTGAGTTGGCGGTTGGGTTGACAAGTGTTGTTGATCTTTTTAAGTCGGTTTTGATATTTAGCCAGGTTCAGTTGGGTattttcaacccaccaacccattcGCTcgatataattatatttatatttattttagttattaattgCTCTGTATAAAGTTAATTATCTGTGTATAAAATCAAGAGAAACATGAAGAACAAAATAGTAATAATTAGTTAAAGCaataacatcatatggagaaagatgaatgttaaaaaattacattggtCATGTTGTTTGAAAATTATGATGCATTGAAATGAGAAGAAAATgattgtgttttttaataataacatatttgaatCTTTTATCCAACTCACTTAATCCGACAACCCACAACTCATTTTATTTGAAAGTAATCTACCTACCTACAACACATATAACCTGAAAGGTTGAAATCAATCCACCAAACCATTTAAGCcgccaacaaaaaaaaaatttgggttGGTTGTTGGAATTGAGATGACGGGTTGACAAGTTTTGGTTGATCtttttaagtcgattttgataTTTGGCCGGGTTCAGCTGGGTattttcaacccaccaacccattcACCcgatataattatatttatatgtattttagttattaattgctctatataaagttaattttctatggataaaatcaagaaaaacatGAATAACAACATAGTAATAATTAGTTAAAGCAATAACAATCATATGGAGAAAAatgaatgttaaaaaattacattggtCATGTTGTTGCTTAAAAATTATGATAAGATTGAAATGAGAAGAAAATGATTGTGtgtttttataataacatgtaTGAATCTTTTACCCatttataaagatataaaataaaaatattaaaaattacaaatttttgACAAAGCCTAATGAAATCTTAAAATTGTTTGTGCtgtgtttttatttagttgtatggttatgtttgattaaatttaaaagttactATGTTTATACTttgatttcaaaatttaaaattgttCTGTCTGCTATATTTAATAACTTATCATGTTTATAGTTTGAATTTTAGTATTAATAGCTAGGATTGTATTgttaattattttcaaaagagaTTAATTTTTTCTCATTGCTctacaacaaaatatatatatatatatatatataattaagttagaTAAGCATTATAATTGTTTCATCGTAAGATACTCCTTCCAAAGTGGTTATatgtttgaaaataaaataattaccaGTTTAGATACACTTTAAAAACCTAATACGCCGTATTTAACTATAGATAAATTATCACATCATCATCAATGTAATCATTCAAAATTCTTTCACAATTTTTCATAGTCAGTAGATTACTCCAAAGACAAAAAATGGAAGCCACTACTGTCCAACCATCTCCGTTAACAAGGCTCAACACCTTCATCGGCAAATCACGGGTTGGAAAACACTTCAAACTCATCGAACGTAAGACGACTTTCACAACCGAGCTTCGTGCCGGCACGGCCACGTTCTTAACAATGGCCTACATCCTTGCCGTCAACGCCACCATCTTATCCGACTCGGGTGCCACTTGCTCAGTCTCGGACTGTGTCCCTCTTTGTTCCAACCCATCTTTCACTGCCACAAATTGCACCGGACCCAATATGACTCTCGTCCAACCCGATATTTCATGCAAGTTTAACCCGGGGTACACTGCATGTCTAGACAGAGTTCGAAAAGACCTCATAGTCGCCACGGTCGCGTCGTCCCTCATCGGGTGTGTCATCATGGGTTTGTTCGCAAACATGCCCCTGGCATTGGCCCCCATTATGGGTGCAAACGCCTACTTTGCATACACGGTTGTCGGGTTTCATGTTTCTGGTAAGGTAACATATGAAAGTGCACTTGCGGCTGTTTTCATAGAAGGActaatatttcttttaatatcAGCCGTTGGATTACGAGCTAAACTCGCAAAGTTAGTTCCAAAACCCGTACGGATCTCTTCATCAGCCGGTATAGGATTATTTTTAGCATTTATCGGGTTACAAAATAACCAAGGAATCGGTTTAATCGGGTACAGCTCATCCACTCTCGTTACATTAATCCTCACGTGCTTCATTAGCTCCCGTGACAACTTTCCCAAACGGCACCGTTTCACTCATTCCAGGCGGATCAGTATCTGGAAATATTATGTGCGTTGGGAACAGAATGGAAAGCCCGACTTTTTGGCTAGGCGTAGTCGGGTTCGTAATTATCGCATATTGTTTGGTTAAAAACATTAAAGGCGCAATGATTTACGGTATCGTGTTTGTTACGGCCGTTTCATGGTTTCGTAACACTCCTGTGACCGCTTTTCCAAACACCTCGATTGGCGACTCTAGTTACGAATATAATTATCGACATTCATAAAATTAAATCAACCGCTGGTGCGTTAAGTTTTAGAGGAATAAGTAGCAGTTCGTTTTGGGAAGCATTGATCACATTTCTATATGTCGATATTCTAGACGCAACTGGGACTTTATACTCAATGGCACGTTTTGCGGGTTTCACTGACGAAAATGGGGATTTTGAAGGGCAGTATTTTGCGTTCGTATCGGATGCATCTGCAATAACTATTGGCTCTTTACTTGGTACCTCATCGGTAACGGCTTATATTGAGTCGTCAACGGGAATACGAGAAGGTGGAAGGACGGGGATAACGGCGTTAACGGTAGCAGGGTATTTTATGTTGGCATTTTTCTTTACACCGTTATTGGCGTCAATTCCGGCATGGGCTGTAGGACCACCGTTGATACTGGTAGGAGTTTTGATGACGTTAATTTTGATGCCATTGACTTATTCAATAGCTTATGGTTTAACAGGTGGAATTGGGACGTTCATAATTCTTAATTTGTGGGACTGGGTTGTGGGGTTGTTCTGTAAATGTGGATTTCTTAAAGGGGGTGGAAGTTGCGGTGGTGGTAGTTTAGGGGAGGATAGGCTAGTTAAGGAAAGTAATGTGGTGAAGAGCAGGAAGGTAATTGAGGTTTAGGATAggagtgagtttatggtttaaAATCGAATCAAATCGGttcgatttttttttagtttcagcttttttttgttttgttttggttttaattctttttctATAAAGTTTTGGATTTCATATGTTGCTATCGAGGAGCTTTGGTAATAGAATAACACGcgagtataaaaaaaaaatatatgaaggtAACGTAGAAATACAAACAATTTGTGATAACCGATTAACCATATAAAATAGTTTGGAGTCACACATGACAGAGGAGAAGATAGTGGGAAAATGAAATCTCTTGCTTCATCTACTTTCACATTTGTTGCATCTTCACCACCACTTGATACCAACAAACTAGTTTATGTTGTATCAAATCTAAACAAGAACTCCCAATTCAAACTTACTCTAAAGCCCCCACACAAAACAAGAATTTCATGTCAAGCTACACAAAATGAGACTGATGAAAACAAGAAGACTGACCATAATAAAATGGAAGATTACAACACTGCCATGAAAAGAATGATGAGAAACCCCTATGAGTATCACCATGATCTTGGTCAGTCTTActatttcttctttttccttcttctAATGATCGCTTATGCATATAAACTGTGTCTTTTTTCTCAATTAGCTTATACATCATTTTTTTGACATGGGTGTTGattattacatataaatatataatgatctGTGAATTTGTGATGAATGCTTAAAAAGATAACAAATTCAAAGATTCTTTTAATTATAGTTGCTTCTTAGTGACATTTTTGTAGATCTAGACTTTGGAATATTGTATATTTGGGTGATCATATCAGTTATATTATGTGGTCAGGAATTTAAATCATTTGATAAGGTGTTACTTATTGTGATATACAATACTTTACTACTCTGGGACTATATACTATATGTTTGGCTTTTGCTAGACTTTTTGCATCCAAAAGAATAAAGTGTAATGGCTTTTGCATGTACTGCCTTTTGTAACTTGACTAACAAAAGTCAAAGTGTATTACAGAAAGAGATGCAAATAAAAAGGGAGAAAAACTATActtatcttatatattttagataaaataaaacaagtattaaagtaaaataaataaaacaataggtttttcttcattgaagatcaccgtgcatcatgaaaatcatcgtgcagtgaatcttcgtgcatcaatttaaccatgatctaagggtcaagatcttgtcttatttgttttactttaatacttgttttacaatacccaacccctatatagtATTTAAAGTTAACTACCATTCTGttatgaatgtttttttttaacagcagaaGATTAtgttatgtgttttaactaGTAGATTTGGTGACTTGAGCTGAAAACTTGTGTGATTGAAGcgtatgattttgatttaagtTTGTATCTAGTTGCTTAACCAAGCCTGGCAATCTTAACTCGTTGCCAGATGATACTAGTTTCGATATCGAGTTCTAACCAGATTTATTGGGCCTTTCCAGGCATGAATTATAATCTGATCACAGAAAATCTAATTGTCGGCTCTCAGCCTCAAAAACCTGAAGATATTGACCATCTTAAAGAGGAACAAAATGTTGCCTACATTCTTAACTTGCAGCAGGACAGTGACGTTGAATATTGGGGAGTAGATTTGGAGTCTATAATCAAAAGGTGTAAACAACTTGGAGTCCGCCATATGAGAAGACCTGTAAGCAAAACTTCATTAACCTTCAAGAATCAAAAGATTGTTAATTTTTATTCTATATTTCATTTTGTTGATCCTGTTACATAGTAATGCAAACATGACCCACaaagtgaaaaagaaaagaaaaataagagaGCGAGCAATCAGAATGTTAATGTTTTATGGCTTATAATTTTGGCAGGCGAGAGATTTTGATGGGGATTCCTTGAGGAGCATGTTACCGAAAGCTGTTTCTTCATTGGAATGGGCAATTTCTGAAGGTAAAGGAAGAGTATACGTACATTGCACTGCAGGTTTAGGCCGAGCTCCAGCTGTTGCCATTGCTTACATGTTCTGGTTCTGTGACATGGATGTAAGTTGCCCTTTTTGGTCAGTAAATTTTTAAATCGGTAGTTGATTTCTTTAAACTGAGGTTAACACTTTCTCGACCATCCTTATGTACAGTTGAATACAGCATACGACACACTTACTGCAAAAAGACCATGTGGACCGAATAAAAAGGCTATTAGAGGGGCTACTTTTGATTTGGCCAAAAATGACCCTGGCAAAGAGCCTTTTGAGTCTCTTCCTGAACACGCATTTGAGAACGTGGCAGACTGGGAGCGAAAACTTATTCAGGATCGTATTCACCATCTTCGTGGAACTTGATCgttcacatatacatatatacttatggCAAGTAGATCATGAGCAATAAAAGAAGTTGGTTCTTGTAAGTTGTCAACAAATCAATGTTGTATTTCTCATTTGCAGTATGTTACCAACTACAAATTGAGAATCAATAGACAGAATAAATGCTTAATCAGCTATtggtttctttctttcaaaattaaaaaaaaaaaaggtaatggagGAACCCAaaccccggtaccacaattagATGCTCATTgactcaccccgtatgagccataaAAATGGGTAAAATGACAAAACCTCTTTATAACTGTAGATTTATgtaatgcttttttttttgtaacaatttgtgtaaacaaaacagaaaaacaCTATCTTGTGAACTCGATATTTTGATATTATGAACAGATAACTAACTACAAAACAACTGAGTTTATACAACATAAACCATGCCAACTTCCAACAGAGATGCTGGAGGGACTCTCAGGGCAACATCAGGTCCCCGGCAATTCCTCCGCAAGAAATTATAACCGAAATTAATCGCTAGTCTTTTCATAACCGATGACCCTTGTTTTGCTTTGACATGTGAATGAC harbors:
- the LOC122602631 gene encoding phosphoglucan phosphatase LSF2, chloroplastic; this translates as MKSLASSTFTFVASSPPLDTNKLVYVVSNLNKNSQFKLTLKPPHKTRISCQATQNETDENKKTDHNKMEDYNTAMKRMMRNPYEYHHDLGMNYNLITENLIVGSQPQKPEDIDHLKEEQNVAYILNLQQDSDVEYWGVDLESIIKRCKQLGVRHMRRPARDFDGDSLRSMLPKAVSSLEWAISEGKGRVYVHCTAGLGRAPAVAIAYMFWFCDMDLNTAYDTLTAKRPCGPNKKAIRGATFDLAKNDPGKEPFESLPEHAFENVADWERKLIQDRIHHLRGT